One segment of Uranotaenia lowii strain MFRU-FL unplaced genomic scaffold, ASM2978415v1 HiC_scaffold_175, whole genome shotgun sequence DNA contains the following:
- the LOC129759514 gene encoding eukaryotic translation initiation factor 4E-like: protein MAGETDEEVERRPESAEQYHAEQYGIVDPDRIIKNPLQFQWTLWYQEPDKNKSWGNNLNEVATVGTVEDFWRLYNHIKSSSDLKTGCDYSMFKQVIRTMWEDEKNFRGGRWVINVLQQQRHERDEIAIWTSTVMKRDAPMREKAVSRLFAMSEQ, encoded by the coding sequence ATGGCTGGCGAAACCGATGAGGAGGTTGAGCGACGACCGGAGAGCGCCGAGCAATATCATGCCGAGCAGTACGGCATCGTCGATCCGGATCGCATCATCAAGAATCCGCTGCAATTCCAGTGGACGCTCTGGTATCAGGAACCGGATAAGAACAAGTCGTGGGGAAACAATCTGAACGAGGTGGCCACCGTCGGTACCGTTGAGGACTTCTGGAGATTGTACAACCACATCAAAAGCTCGTCGGACCTGAAGACCGGGTGCGATTATTCGATGTTCAAGCAGGTCATTCGCACCATGTGGGAAGACGAGAAGAATTTCCGCGGCGGCCGGTGGGTGATCAACGTGCTCCAGCAGCAGCGCCACGAACGGGATGAAATTGCAATTTGGACCTCCACTGTCATGAAGCGGGACGCGCCGATGCGGGAGAAAGCCGTAAGTCGACTTTTTGCCATGTCCGAACAATAA